A single window of Paenibacillus sp. SYP-B4298 DNA harbors:
- a CDS encoding GntR family transcriptional regulator codes for MKTEGGWENVVFNSRDPVYLQVVRHFKEQIVTGRLRAGQVIPSRRELGALLKINPNTAQRAYKEMEECQLIVTEGNSPSRITSEENVLRAIRTELLSEAVEAFVSSVAKIDVPLDELVELVKSKYEQAQANPRTAPVNTGEGGSPHD; via the coding sequence ATGAAAACAGAGGGTGGCTGGGAGAATGTTGTGTTCAACAGCCGTGATCCGGTGTATTTGCAGGTTGTGCGGCATTTCAAGGAACAGATCGTTACCGGCCGTCTACGCGCCGGGCAAGTCATTCCATCGCGCCGGGAGCTGGGCGCTCTGCTCAAGATTAATCCCAATACGGCGCAGCGAGCGTACAAGGAGATGGAGGAGTGCCAATTGATAGTCACCGAAGGGAATTCGCCTAGCCGGATTACCTCAGAGGAGAACGTATTGCGGGCGATACGCACCGAGCTGCTGAGCGAAGCGGTGGAGGCGTTTGTGAGCTCGGTAGCGAAGATTGACGTTCCGCTTGATGAGCTCGTTGAGCTGGTGAAGAGCAAATATGAGCAGGCGCAGGCTAATCCGCGCACAGCGCCAGTGAACACGGGAGAGGGAGGGAGTCCTCATGATTGA
- a CDS encoding ATP-binding cassette domain-containing protein, which produces MIEIHQLCKHYRKRPVLQEVTFTVEKGQITCLIGMNGAGKSTIMKAIAGLLPVTSGHIRIDGQPLHQSTYEKLAFIPDHLTMPSGMKLSEGLQFMADFYASWDRERAGELMRFFRLEDGERVGNLSKGTASKYNLVLGLGQQTDYVLMDEPFSGIDLFSREQIAEVFSSELIEERGVLLTTHEVSEMEYLIDKAVILLGGKVHMELDCEQMRSEQGKSLVDLMREVYAS; this is translated from the coding sequence ATGATTGAGATCCATCAGCTATGCAAGCACTATCGCAAGCGACCGGTGCTGCAGGAGGTAACATTTACCGTAGAGAAAGGACAGATTACTTGCCTGATCGGCATGAATGGGGCAGGCAAATCAACGATCATGAAGGCAATCGCTGGATTGCTTCCGGTGACGAGCGGACATATCCGAATCGATGGGCAGCCGCTTCACCAATCGACCTATGAGAAGCTTGCCTTCATCCCGGATCATCTGACGATGCCCTCTGGCATGAAGCTGTCGGAGGGGCTGCAATTCATGGCGGATTTCTATGCGAGCTGGGATCGGGAGCGGGCAGGAGAACTGATGCGATTCTTTCGTCTGGAGGATGGAGAGCGGGTCGGCAACTTGTCCAAGGGGACAGCCAGCAAGTACAATCTGGTGCTTGGACTGGGGCAACAGACCGATTATGTGCTTATGGATGAGCCCTTCTCCGGCATCGACCTGTTCAGCCGCGAGCAGATCGCCGAGGTGTTCTCCAGCGAGCTGATCGAGGAGCGGGGCGTGCTGCTGACCACTCATGAGGTAAGCGAGATGGAGTATCTGATTGATAAGGCGGTCATTTTATTGGGAGGCAAGGTACATATGGAGTTGGACTGCGAGCAGATGCGCAGCGAGCAAGGGAAGTCTCTTGTCGATCTGATGAGGGAGGTGTATGCCTCATGA